A genomic stretch from Camelus ferus isolate YT-003-E chromosome 29, BCGSAC_Cfer_1.0, whole genome shotgun sequence includes:
- the TRAM1 gene encoding translocating chain-associated membrane protein 1 isoform X1, giving the protein MAIRKKSTKSPPVLSHEFILQNHADIVSCVAMVFLLGLMFEVTAKASIIFVTLQYNVTLPATEEQATESAFLYYYGIKDLATVFFYMLVAIIIHAIIQEYVLDKINRRMHFSKTKHSKFNESGQLSAFYLFSCIWGTFILISENYISDPTILWRAYPHNLMTFQMKFFYIAQLAYWFHAFPELYFQKTKKEDIPRQLVYIGLYLFHIAGAYLLNLNHLGLVLLVLHYFVEFLFHISRLFYFSDEKYQKGFSLWAVLFVLGRLLTLILSVLTVGFGLARAENQKLDFSTGNFNVLAVRIAVLASICITQAFMMWKFINFQLRRWREHSTFQAPTVKKKPTVTKGRSSRKGTENGVNGTVTSNGADSPRKRKEKSS; this is encoded by the exons ATGGCGATTCGCAAGAAGAGCACCAAGAGCCCCCCGGTCCTGAGCCACGAATTCATCCTGCAGAATCACGCGGACATCGTCTCCTGTGTGGCGATGGTCTTCTTGCTGGGGCTCATGTTCGAG gtaACAGCAAAAGCTTCTATAATTTTTGTTACTCTTCAGTACAATGTTACCCTCCCTGCAACAG AAGAACAAGCTACTGAATCAGCGTTCCTTTATTACTATGGTATCAAAGATTTGGCTACAGTTTTCTTCTACATGCTAGTGGCGATAATTATTCATGCCATAATTCAAGAGTATGTGTTGGAT aaaattaacagGCGAATGCACTTCTCCAAAACGAAACACAGCAAGTTTAATGAATCTGGTCAGCTTAGTGCATTCTACCTATTTTCTTGTATTTGGGGCACATTCATTCTAATATCT GAAAACTACATCTCAGACCCAACTATCTTGTGGCGAGCTTATCCCCACAACCTGATGAC ATTTCAAATGAAGTTTTTCTACATAGCACAGCTGGCATACTGGTTTCATGCTTTTCCTGAGCTCTACTTccagaaaaccaaaaaa GAAGATATTCCACGTCAGCTCGTCTACATTGGCCTTTACCTCTTCCACATTGCTGGAGCTTATCTTCTGAA CTTGAATCATCTAGGACTTGTTCTTTTGGTGCTGCACTACTTTGTTGAGTTCCTTTTCCACATTTCCCgcttgttttattttagtgatgAAAAGTATCAGAAAGG ATTTTCTCTGTGGgcagttctgtttgttttgggaAGACTTCTGACTTTAATTCTTTCGGTACTCACTGTTGGCTTTGGCCTTGCAAGAGCAGAGAATCAGAAGCTGGATTTCAGTACTGGAAACTTCAATGTGTTGGCTGTTAG AATTGCTGTTCTGGCCTCCATTTGCATTACCCAGGCATTCATGATGTGGAAGTTCATTAATTTTCAGCTTCGGAGATGGAGAGAACATTCTACTTTTCAGGCACCAACTGTGAAGAAGAAACCAACAGTGACGAAAGGCAGGTCTTCTAGAAAAGGAACAG aaaatgGTGTAAATGGAACTGTAACTTCAAATGGAGCAGACTCTCCCcgtaaaagaaaagagaaatcttcATAA
- the TRAM1 gene encoding translocating chain-associated membrane protein 1 isoform X2 gives MAIRKKSTKSPPVLSHEFILQNHADIVSCVAMVFLLGLMFEVTAKASIIFVTLQYNVTLPATEQATESAFLYYYGIKDLATVFFYMLVAIIIHAIIQEYVLDKINRRMHFSKTKHSKFNESGQLSAFYLFSCIWGTFILISENYISDPTILWRAYPHNLMTFQMKFFYIAQLAYWFHAFPELYFQKTKKEDIPRQLVYIGLYLFHIAGAYLLNLNHLGLVLLVLHYFVEFLFHISRLFYFSDEKYQKGFSLWAVLFVLGRLLTLILSVLTVGFGLARAENQKLDFSTGNFNVLAVRIAVLASICITQAFMMWKFINFQLRRWREHSTFQAPTVKKKPTVTKGRSSRKGTENGVNGTVTSNGADSPRKRKEKSS, from the exons ATGGCGATTCGCAAGAAGAGCACCAAGAGCCCCCCGGTCCTGAGCCACGAATTCATCCTGCAGAATCACGCGGACATCGTCTCCTGTGTGGCGATGGTCTTCTTGCTGGGGCTCATGTTCGAG gtaACAGCAAAAGCTTCTATAATTTTTGTTACTCTTCAGTACAATGTTACCCTCCCTGCAACAG AACAAGCTACTGAATCAGCGTTCCTTTATTACTATGGTATCAAAGATTTGGCTACAGTTTTCTTCTACATGCTAGTGGCGATAATTATTCATGCCATAATTCAAGAGTATGTGTTGGAT aaaattaacagGCGAATGCACTTCTCCAAAACGAAACACAGCAAGTTTAATGAATCTGGTCAGCTTAGTGCATTCTACCTATTTTCTTGTATTTGGGGCACATTCATTCTAATATCT GAAAACTACATCTCAGACCCAACTATCTTGTGGCGAGCTTATCCCCACAACCTGATGAC ATTTCAAATGAAGTTTTTCTACATAGCACAGCTGGCATACTGGTTTCATGCTTTTCCTGAGCTCTACTTccagaaaaccaaaaaa GAAGATATTCCACGTCAGCTCGTCTACATTGGCCTTTACCTCTTCCACATTGCTGGAGCTTATCTTCTGAA CTTGAATCATCTAGGACTTGTTCTTTTGGTGCTGCACTACTTTGTTGAGTTCCTTTTCCACATTTCCCgcttgttttattttagtgatgAAAAGTATCAGAAAGG ATTTTCTCTGTGGgcagttctgtttgttttgggaAGACTTCTGACTTTAATTCTTTCGGTACTCACTGTTGGCTTTGGCCTTGCAAGAGCAGAGAATCAGAAGCTGGATTTCAGTACTGGAAACTTCAATGTGTTGGCTGTTAG AATTGCTGTTCTGGCCTCCATTTGCATTACCCAGGCATTCATGATGTGGAAGTTCATTAATTTTCAGCTTCGGAGATGGAGAGAACATTCTACTTTTCAGGCACCAACTGTGAAGAAGAAACCAACAGTGACGAAAGGCAGGTCTTCTAGAAAAGGAACAG aaaatgGTGTAAATGGAACTGTAACTTCAAATGGAGCAGACTCTCCCcgtaaaagaaaagagaaatcttcATAA